The Fibrobacter sp. genome contains the following window.
ACGAAGTAGAATTGTCCAAGGTATGGGAAGGCTATTCTATCGACATCTCCAAGATGAAACCTTATGGAAAGGCTTCCCTCAAGAATGTCAAGGTTAGCAGAATCGACTTTAGGGTAGGGAAGGGCGATACCCTCTTCCTGGACGATGTGTTCCTTGGCGGAATCAATGAAGAATCTCTGTCTTCTGTTGCTACAGTTGAAGATGAACTGGCTTCTGACTATCCCAAGGATTGGAAGGATCACGATGCTCTGTTAAAAGAACTTGTTGGATATGGCGTTGGTACTCGAGGTGGCGCAGGCCTTCTAGACGAAAAGGAAATCACGGGTGAAATCTGTGTGGTGACCACTACGGACGACTATATCATTGTGGAAGATACCACCAACGTAGATTCCCTTGGAAATGCTGCAACTACCGCCATCATTGCTCCGGGATCCCTTAGAGACTGTGCTTATAGGGATACCGCTTCGTGGATTATCTTTGAAAAGAGTGGTGTCTACAACCTTAGCACGCCCTTGAGAATGAAATCCAACAAGACTATCGATGGTCGCGGTCGCGATATCCGTATTACTGGCATGGGAGTTCTGACCGATGTCTCTGAGAACCTGATTTTCGAGAATTTGACCTTTACTGCCCCGACAATTGCAACCAAGGATACCAGTTCACGCAGAGCATTGTCTATTCATAATGGGACACACCATGTATGGATCGACCATTGCACCTTTGAGGAATATCCTCTGGTAGAACTGGATGTCAAGCGTGGCTCTCATTCCGTAACGGTTTCCTGGTCCCGTTTTGAAAATGCTCAGACTGGCATTCTCTTTGGCCTTCCTCCGGAATCCTTTAAGGAATCGGAACAGACCATGACCATGCACCATAACTACTTTGCCAATATGGATTGGTCTGCTGCCTTTGCACGAGCCGGCACTCTGCACGCCTATAATAACTTCTTTATGGACTTGGCACACTATGGCGTGGAATGTACTGATTCTGCCCGTTGCTACATTGAACGTAATGTCTTTAACATCGACAATACGGTGTCCCTCTATCGCCTTTGGGATGACAAGGGTGTTGCGATAGACTCTACCGTAGGTTTTGTAAAAATGGTGGACAACTGGAATGCTGTTGTCAGCGATCCCATTCTAGGTGATGCTAACGGATACAAGCCTGACTATTCCTATGAGGCAGAATCGGCTGATGCTGGGCTTGCTTGGAAAGTAAAAAAGCTGGCTGGTCCACGATAGTTGTCCTAAGGTAATAAGGAACGTCCCCACGGAGTGGGGCGTTTTTTTTATAATTCGTTGCATGAAACAAAAACTACCTGCCTTTATTCTGATGTTGGCGATGCCTTTTTCCATTATTGCCTATATCAAAGTTGCCGCCATGAGTGGCTCGGAACTTTTGGGTGTGCTGGCGGCCATGGGCCTTTACATTTTTGTGTTTATCTTGCTTGCCAAGATTTTCAATTCTCGAAATAGCGAGGGATCGGAACCAGCTCCTGCGCCTTTTGATGAAATGGAAGCTACTCGAAATTTGGCTGCTAGGCTAGGAAAGGTGGCGGATGCAGCGGCGGAAAAGAAAAATTCCGAACAGACGAAATAGAATCTTCGTTGTGGCATGCTTTTTGCATGCTTTATTTGTTTAACCCTTTTTAAAAAGGCTGATTGCCAGGTGGAATATGTCTGAAAAATTGAAGGAAGCTCTTGAACTTGTTAAGCGGACCCTTAAGGAAGTAAGAACCTATAACCAGGCTTCCTCTGTCCTGAATTTTGACCAGCAGACCATTTGTCCTTCTGCCGGTATGGAAGAACAGGGCAATATTGCCGCATTTCTTTCCAACAAGGCTTTTGCCTTGACGAAGGACTCTGCATACATTGAAGCCTGCCAATTCATTTACGATCATAGGGGAGAGCTGACCGCCGAAGTGTGCGGCGACGAAACTGCTGCGGAGTTCGACTGTGCCCTTGCAGAAAGTCTTCATCGTGATTTTGCCCGAGAAAAGAACATTTCTGCCGAGATGCAACTGGAACACTCTCAGGTCTACAACCGCGCCTTCGTCAACTGGATCAACGCCAAGAAGGCTGCCGACTTCAGTTTATTTGAAAAGTCCCTGGGCGAGGTCCGCGAAGCGCAGCTCCAGGCCGAATCCTTGAACGATGACCGCAAGGAGACCCCCTACGATACCATCTTCGACGGTTACGAACGGGGCCTTACCTGTGCCGATCTCGATGCTGTCTTCAACCGCTGCAAGGAACGCCTGGTGCCGCTTCTCAAACGCATCATGGCAAGTCCAAAGAAGATTCGTACTGACTTCATGAGCCGCCCTGTAACAGACGAGGCTCAGAAGAAAATGGCCCAGTATCTGCTGGAACTGATGGGCTTTGACTTCAGTCGTGGAGCATTTTCTACTGCAGAACATCCTTTTACAACGGAACCGGGACAAAATGACGTCCGCGTGACAACCCATTACTATCCCAATGCTTTCTACTCCAGCATGTTCAGCATCATCCATGAAGGTGGCCACGCCCTGTTCGAACAGAACCAGCCGGCGGAAAACTTCAGCCACTATATCGAGTACAACAAGACCATGGGCATGCACGAGTCCACCAGCCGCTTCTACGAAAACCGTATTGGCCGTAGCAAGGAATTCATTCACCTGATTTTCCCCAAGTGCAAGGAAATTTTCCCGGAAGTCTTCTGCGATGTGACTGAGCAGGAATTCTATGAGGCCATGAACATCGTAACGCCCAGCTTTATCCGCACCGAGGCCGATGAGTTCACCTACACCTTCCACGTCATCATCCGCTACGAAATCGAGAAACTGATCGTGAACGGAAATGCGGACGGCACCCCGGTGAACATCGCCGACCTGCCCAAGCTTTGGAACGACAAGTACGAGGAGTACCTGGGCATCCGTCCCGCAAACGATAGGGAAGGTATTCTCCAGGATGTGCACTGGACCAGCGGATTCGGCTATTTCCCCACCTACGCCATCGGCAACATGTACAATGCCATGTATTACAACAAGATGGCCACGAACTTCGACTTGCCCGCCGCAGTCCGCTCCGGGGATTTCGCAAAAATCAACGGCTGGATGAAGGAAAACGTCTGGACCCGAGCTGACCGCGAAGCCCCCAAGGATTGGCTCCGTCAAATCACGGGCCGTGAACTGACGCCCGATGACTTTTTGGATTATCTGGAAGCAAAGTATTCCGAAATCTACGAACTGTAACTTGTTGATTGTCAACGGGTTACGTGGTGTGTTTGCCGAGAATTGCCGATTTTGAGCAAAAAACGGCAAAAATCTTTAAAAAGTAGGCCTAAAATACTATCTTTGAATTTGTAATCTTAAAGGAGCTACTAATGCTTAAATCTACTCTGCAGCAGACCGATAAGGCAATCTTCGACATCATCCAGGAAGAAGCCGAACGTCAGGAATATGGCATCGAACTGATCGCCTCCGAAAACTACACCTCCAAGGCCGTCATGGAAGCTATGGGTTCCGTGCTGACCAACAAGTACAGCGAAGGCTACGTTGGCAAGCGCTACTACGGTGGTAACGAAGTGATCGACAAGATGGAAGCTCTCGCCATCGAACGCTGCAAGCAGCTCTTTGGTTGCGACCACGCAAACATCCAGCCCCTTTCCGGTTCTCCGGCAAACGCTGCTGTTTACATGGGCGTCCTCAAGCCGGGTGACAAGGTCCTTGGCCTCAAGCTCGACCACGGTGGACACCTTTCTCACGGCCATCCGGTGAACTTCTCCGGTATGCTCTACAACTTCGTCCAGTACGAAGTGGATAAGGAAACTGGCCGCATCGACATGGACAAGGTCCGTGAAATCGCTCTTAAGGAAAAGCCCCGCATGATCCTCGCTGGCTTCTCTGCATACAGCCGCAACCTTGACTGGAAGAAGTTCAAGGAAATCGCCGACGAAGTTGGCGCTCTCACCATGGCTGACATTTCTCACGTTGCTGGCCTCATCGCTGGTAAGGCTATCGAATCTCCGGTTCCTTACTTCGATATCGTCACCACCACCACTCATAAGACTCTCCGCGGTCCCCGTTCTGCAATCATCATGTGCAAGGACAAGATGATCAAGAAGATCGTCAAGGGCGAAGAAAAGGAAGTCTCCCTGCCCAAGGCAATCGACGCAGGTCTGTTCCCGGGTATGCAGGGTGGTCCCCACGACCACATCAACGCTGGTAAGGCAGTTGCATTCCTCGAAGCTCTCCAGCCGGAATTCCAGGCTTATGCCCAGAACATCATCAAGAACGCTAAGGCTATGGCCGACGAACTGATGAAGCTCGGTTACAAGATCATTTCCGATGGTACCGACAACCACCTCATGGTTGTGGACATGACTTCCAAGGGTATCGGTGGTAAGGATGCCGAAGTCGCAATGGAAAAGGTTGGCATCTCCTGCAGCCGTTCTACCATTCCGTTCGACACTCGTAAGCCCATGGATCCGTCCGGCGTACGTCTTGGCACTGCAGCCATCACTACCCGTGGCTTCGACGAAAATGATTCCCGCTTGGTTGCTCAGATCATCGACCGTTGCATCCAGAACAAGGACAACGAAGAAGGCCTGAAGGCTATCCGTCAGGAAATCATCGAACTCTGCAAGAAGCACCCGCTTTATAAGTAAGGCAAGCTTCGCGCGAAGAGCGCTAGTAAGCGCTAAAAAGACCGTCGGAACAAACCGGCGGTTTTTTATTGTACTTTTGTATCACGACTATTGACTTTGCATGATACAAAAGTTAAATTAAGTGATATAAAGACAAAAGGGGTTGGAGGTTTTTTATGAACGTGCTTAAAATATTGATTCCGTTTTCAGTAGTGGCAGCCTTGTTGGCTTGCTCCGATGATGCTACGTCTAATGCTACGGAGAATAAAGAAGATCCTTCTTCTCTGGAGGACGTGTCTTCGGCTGATGATGTTTCGTCATCAAGCGTCTCGGATGAGGCTGTTGTATCAAGTTCTTTGGAGTCGCAGCTTTCTTCGTCTTCTGTAGTTCCTGATACGGCGCGTTTTGATGCCGATGGAAAAATAGGGGAGTTTACAGATTCTCGTGACGGTCATGTCTATAAGATTGTAAAAATCGGTGATCAGGTTTGGATGGCTGAAAATTTAGAGTTTGGCCGCTCTAAAAAAAATCCGGGATATTCCTGGGCGGAGGCAATGGATTCTTCCTCGACGGGATGCGGTAATGGCAAGTTCATTGTGGATGGCCAGGAGTTTAGTGCTTGTCCTGTTCCAAAGCCTGTTCAGGGCATTTGCCCTGCGGGTTGGCATTTGCCTTCTGTTGAAGAATATGAAACACTGATTGATTTTGTGGGTGGCGCTTCTGTAGCTGGAGAAAAACTGAAATCCACATCTGGATGGAATGGTGTTGGAAATGGTACCGACGCCTACGGCTTCAATGCGCTGCCATCCCCGTACAATCGCTTTGCAACGTCTGATGTAAAAAATAATGGAGACGTGGTTTATGTAGAGCTGAGCCATGAGAGTCGTTGGGCCAAATTATGGAGTGGAGACAGAAAATTCTTCAAGGATTTCTCTGTTCGCTGCGTCATGGGGCAAGGACATGATGCTTCTGATATTGTCATTCCTGAAATACCTAAGGAAACCTATACCGGCGATTACGGAACTTTTGTGGATTCGCGCGATGGCAGAACGTACAAGACAGTAGAAATCGGAAATCAAACATGGATGGCTGAAAATCTGAATTACATCTACGACGAAGAGCTAAGTTATGGGTGTACCGTGGGCGAGGGCGTAGATTGCAATGGTAATGGACTTTATTACTCCTACGATGAGGCTTTGGACTCAAAAAGAACGAATTGCTCTGTTGAAAATTTGACAGGGGAAGATTTCTTTACAAATTGTGGCGTAGCCTTGCCCATGCAGGGAATTTGTCCCGACGGTTGGCACTTGCCTTCCAAAGAGGAGTGGATGACCCTTGTTGCCTATGTGACGGGATACGAGTCCGGTGAAATGCTTCATGGAAGTAAGGATGCTGGCTATTTGCTGAAAACGTCAAAGGAATGGCCCGTTGGCTCTATGGGTATCAATGCTTTTGGTTTCTCTGCGTTGCCTGTAGAAGATCAACGGGACAGAATCATTACAGGTTACGAAGACTCGTTTGAAGTTTGCTATTGGGCTGGGTCAATCAGCGATAATCTTCCCTGGTTTAGTCATGACTTTTTCTGCATCGATGGAAAATCTGCGTATGTAGGCACGTACATGGTTGATGGCGCAGCTGCTCCTGTTCGCTGCGTCAAGGGCGAAGGCAACATCAAGTGGCAAAAAGAATTGAACTCTTCCTCTTCCGCGGAAATTTCCTCTTCTAGCGTGAGTTACGGGCAATTGACGGATGAACGTGATGGCAACGTCTATAAGACGGTAAAGATTAATGACCGCGTCTGGATGGCTGAGAACTTGAAGTATAAGGTTGCTGATGGCAAAAGTTTCTGCAACTGCGGTGATACCTCATCTTGCGATGGCTGGGGCTTGCTCTATACGATGAATGCTGCAAAGGATTCTTCTCTTTGCCCTGTCGGCTGGCATGTTCCCTCAAAGACAGAAATGGATAAGCTTGTATATGAAGTAAATGGTTTTGGCAAAACTGATGTGATGCTGAGATCCAAGGATGGCTGGCGGACTGTTGCGGATAGCTATCTTCGCGGAACAGATGACTTTGGTTTTGGTGCTGTTCCTGCAGGAATTTTGTGGATGCCCATGGATGACTATTATGAGGAAACCTCATACTGTGGAACTCTTCCGGATGATGAAAGTGAATATGCCGCCTTCTGGACTTCCGATGGTTCGCTCATGGGTATTGCTGTTAACTATAATTCCGAAATGATAAAGTATACGGATCCAAGTGAACTTAATGAGGGCGAATTTGCGTTCTCCGTCCGTTGCGTCCAGAATGAGTAAAATTGTAAATACCAATTACGAAGTACGATTTACGAGATAGATAATCGTAGCGATGTCGCCTAACATTCTCTCATAATTCATAACTCATAATTCATAATTAAAAAACGTCTGTCAGCTTTAGCTGCCGGACGTTTTTTTTGGGTTTGTGCTGCAGTCTTTTCTATATTCTTCCCTATGGCTGCGATTTATCTAGAAAATGTTTCTTTTCGCTATCCGGGCGCTACTGCTGAAGCTCTCTCTCAGGTGAATCTTGAAATTCCAGAAGGAAGCTTCTTTGCGCTGCTGGGGCCCAATGGGGCCGGGAAGACAACTCTTCTTCGATTGCTTTGCGGTCGGTTTCCTTGTTTTAAGGGAAAAATTGAAATTGCCCAGGAGTTCCGTGGCAAGAATGGATTCCTTGATCCTTCCGTTTTTGGGGTGCTGCTTGAAAATCCGGGAATCTATCCCAGGCTTTCCATAGAAGAATACGTGGAATATTTTGCAGGATTCTATGGCTTTGGGGAGTCTGGCATCAGCCGAAAAAATGAGTTTAAGAAAAGAATTCGTGATCTGTCCAATAAGTTGGAATTGCCTGATTTAAGCACCAAGATGTCAGCCCTTTCTCTGGGAAATCGTCAGAAGGTTCAGCTTCTCCGTTCCATGGTACCATCTCCGAGGCTGTTAATTCTTGACGAGCCTGTTGCCAACCTGGATCCTGCATCCCGCGAGATGGTCTGGTCTTTGATTGCTGACTGGCGAAAAAACGAGGGCGGTACGGCCATTGTTTGTTCTCATATCCTTGCTGAAATGGAAAGCGAAGCCACCGACTATGCCATCATCGAACGCGGTCGCGTTTTGAAATCTGGAGCTGTCGCCTCCGCTATTGCGGCTGATTCTTCCAACGGAAATCGCTTTAGCCTGACTCTTGAAAAGGGCGTGTCGGAGGAACAGATTCTTCAGGCACTTTCTGCTGCAGGAATTGCGAACGCTTCTGTGCATGCCGCCAATAAGAACCTTTCTGACTTGTATCGCGAAACGGTAAACCGATAATCGGTTATAAGCCCGACAACCGGGTTGTTGCTATACCTTAAGCAAACTGTGGCTAGAATGTTTGGGACAGGTCGAAGGCGAATCTGCCTGTGGCGAAGTGTTCCAGGTCCCAGTTATCCAGATGTTTCTTGAAGGCATAATCCAGGCGGAATGTCAAGAACTGCCATTGGTAGCGAAGTCCAAGACCTAGACTTTCGTCGGTTTCCGGGGCGTAAATTTCGTCGACGTCAGTAACCTTGGCCCAGTCGTAGAATTGAACGATTTGCCAGTGTCTGGCGCTCTTCCATGGTAATGTCCAGCGGATTTCCTGATTAAATCGGAAGTAGGTGGGGGTAAGGCCAGTATTGATTATGGTTTCGCCTTCCTTTTCAGGATCCGGTTCTTCGTAGCTTGCGTAGATACTTCTGAATCGGTAACCACGTACCGACCTGGAACCGCCCTGATAGAACATGCGGGCATCGTCTTCAAGGGCCTTGGCAAAGAACTTGCCCGTGCTTCCGCTGAGAGCTCCGTTGAATGTCCAAAATAGCGGAATGTAGATGTTGGCTGTAAATTCTCCGTAGGAGTACGGGTCGCCGATCATGGTTAGGGAGTAAATGTCTCCATCCCAGTTTGTGCCGGCGCCAACAGTAGGTGCAAGACGGATTCCCTTTGTTGGATTGAAGTAGTCGTTGGTATAGTCGAAGGTCAGAGCGACTTCTCCCTTCAATTTGAACATTTCATCTGTAATTTTATTCACATATCGTGTATCCAGTGTACCACGGAATTTGATATGCTTGGTAATGCCGAAGGTAAGGTCGCCACGGTTAATGACTTCGTATCGCTCTTCAATGCTGTCGGGATATGCCGGCGGATTGATTTTTTCGTGATTTAGCGTGAGACGGTCTTCAAATCGGATAGCGGTGGGAATGAAGCTGAACGATGTTCCGAATAGCAACGGATTGGCGTAGCCTACGGATGCTTCCTGTTTATGTTGGGCAACAAGGGCGCTGGTTGAAAATTCATTGAACCGGCCGAAGAAATTTTTGTGTCGTGCATACACCTGGGCGCCAAATCCGTAGATCTCTTCATAGAAGAATCCGTATCGGTTTTCTCCAGGAATTCGCTCTGTCACGTTCATGTGAACGTCCGAAAGGCCGTCTTCTCTTAGGGAGTCGCTGAGCTTGATTTGTGTAAACAACTGCGTTGAGAACAGCTTTGACTTGAAGGAATTATACTGGTCTCCGTCAATGGTTTCGCCCTGCGGAATTCTCCAAAGGGACGATAG
Protein-coding sequences here:
- a CDS encoding right-handed parallel beta-helix repeat-containing protein, whose translation is MAKMKMLQLASASLVSLLMLSACSENSKTAAGGTEAESTIALQVRLADGTAAANARVRALPEGYLADGLQSAEWTVADESGFVEFNDMEPGAYMVEARNSDESKDVSGAVFSVVLDSAVARAVDTLQLDSLTRIEGYVTPGQGPSVIRIPGLERFVVPDSSGHFVVDNLPAGNFDLVIESRSNRGTVKLSATAGETVPEVNLGKPRGFAVEDFERFSGISATGEILGDGWWYTLDADGKNIMPLWDETLTRTYSGSDGCASGGCARTTNRLGFLLGGFETEYALPGLETLMFSARGSGTLRVSLAYGSTDDASENGFEYEVELSKVWEGYSIDISKMKPYGKASLKNVKVSRIDFRVGKGDTLFLDDVFLGGINEESLSSVATVEDELASDYPKDWKDHDALLKELVGYGVGTRGGAGLLDEKEITGEICVVTTTDDYIIVEDTTNVDSLGNAATTAIIAPGSLRDCAYRDTASWIIFEKSGVYNLSTPLRMKSNKTIDGRGRDIRITGMGVLTDVSENLIFENLTFTAPTIATKDTSSRRALSIHNGTHHVWIDHCTFEEYPLVELDVKRGSHSVTVSWSRFENAQTGILFGLPPESFKESEQTMTMHHNYFANMDWSAAFARAGTLHAYNNFFMDLAHYGVECTDSARCYIERNVFNIDNTVSLYRLWDDKGVAIDSTVGFVKMVDNWNAVVSDPILGDANGYKPDYSYEAESADAGLAWKVKKLAGPR
- a CDS encoding carboxypeptidase M32, translated to MSEKLKEALELVKRTLKEVRTYNQASSVLNFDQQTICPSAGMEEQGNIAAFLSNKAFALTKDSAYIEACQFIYDHRGELTAEVCGDETAAEFDCALAESLHRDFAREKNISAEMQLEHSQVYNRAFVNWINAKKAADFSLFEKSLGEVREAQLQAESLNDDRKETPYDTIFDGYERGLTCADLDAVFNRCKERLVPLLKRIMASPKKIRTDFMSRPVTDEAQKKMAQYLLELMGFDFSRGAFSTAEHPFTTEPGQNDVRVTTHYYPNAFYSSMFSIIHEGGHALFEQNQPAENFSHYIEYNKTMGMHESTSRFYENRIGRSKEFIHLIFPKCKEIFPEVFCDVTEQEFYEAMNIVTPSFIRTEADEFTYTFHVIIRYEIEKLIVNGNADGTPVNIADLPKLWNDKYEEYLGIRPANDREGILQDVHWTSGFGYFPTYAIGNMYNAMYYNKMATNFDLPAAVRSGDFAKINGWMKENVWTRADREAPKDWLRQITGRELTPDDFLDYLEAKYSEIYEL
- a CDS encoding serine hydroxymethyltransferase — protein: MLKSTLQQTDKAIFDIIQEEAERQEYGIELIASENYTSKAVMEAMGSVLTNKYSEGYVGKRYYGGNEVIDKMEALAIERCKQLFGCDHANIQPLSGSPANAAVYMGVLKPGDKVLGLKLDHGGHLSHGHPVNFSGMLYNFVQYEVDKETGRIDMDKVREIALKEKPRMILAGFSAYSRNLDWKKFKEIADEVGALTMADISHVAGLIAGKAIESPVPYFDIVTTTTHKTLRGPRSAIIMCKDKMIKKIVKGEEKEVSLPKAIDAGLFPGMQGGPHDHINAGKAVAFLEALQPEFQAYAQNIIKNAKAMADELMKLGYKIISDGTDNHLMVVDMTSKGIGGKDAEVAMEKVGISCSRSTIPFDTRKPMDPSGVRLGTAAITTRGFDENDSRLVAQIIDRCIQNKDNEEGLKAIRQEIIELCKKHPLYK
- a CDS encoding ABC transporter ATP-binding protein encodes the protein MAAIYLENVSFRYPGATAEALSQVNLEIPEGSFFALLGPNGAGKTTLLRLLCGRFPCFKGKIEIAQEFRGKNGFLDPSVFGVLLENPGIYPRLSIEEYVEYFAGFYGFGESGISRKNEFKKRIRDLSNKLELPDLSTKMSALSLGNRQKVQLLRSMVPSPRLLILDEPVANLDPASREMVWSLIADWRKNEGGTAIVCSHILAEMESEATDYAIIERGRVLKSGAVASAIAADSSNGNRFSLTLEKGVSEEQILQALSAAGIANASVHAANKNLSDLYRETVNR
- a CDS encoding BamA/TamA family outer membrane protein, which translates into the protein MRKILGLLFILTAILFADEGVKHPWYIDISGNKAFSSYQLEEQLDIPEEFGQMDSTKQDFLMRLSLENIKSLYYSRGYYSLDIVLDVHRDRISQDSVVRGYYFNIRDGERYRFNGVKLKVPEDSKIHIDETSLNTSKDRFYNHDDISEDLQNIQRAYRKQGFLHAYVSSIEMLDTTRKKIYVEITVEPGPKVMMGNMVSSSKRSVTPSVKSDSISEAGLTDTAWLSSLWRIPQGETIDGDQYNSFKSKLFSTQLFTQIKLSDSLREDGLSDVHMNVTERIPGENRYGFFYEEIYGFGAQVYARHKNFFGRFNEFSTSALVAQHKQEASVGYANPLLFGTSFSFIPTAIRFEDRLTLNHEKINPPAYPDSIEERYEVINRGDLTFGITKHIKFRGTLDTRYVNKITDEMFKLKGEVALTFDYTNDYFNPTKGIRLAPTVGAGTNWDGDIYSLTMIGDPYSYGEFTANIYIPLFWTFNGALSGSTGKFFAKALEDDARMFYQGGSRSVRGYRFRSIYASYEEPDPEKEGETIINTGLTPTYFRFNQEIRWTLPWKSARHWQIVQFYDWAKVTDVDEIYAPETDESLGLGLRYQWQFLTFRLDYAFKKHLDNWDLEHFATGRFAFDLSQTF